A window of Oncorhynchus nerka isolate Pitt River linkage group LG4, Oner_Uvic_2.0, whole genome shotgun sequence contains these coding sequences:
- the LOC115129044 gene encoding sclerostin domain-containing protein 1-like: MLLTTSVFQLALFCLLISNCQAAKNSATEKLNAQLISTVQDTPSSNVSMNQARNGGRRLTSAARKEQGQAQSQVGCRELRSTKYISDGQCTSLNPVKELVCAGECLPSHLLPNWIGSGPGYTGKFWSRREGQEWRCVIDRTRTQRISLQCQDGRSRTYKITVVTSCKCKRYSRQNNDSGNGKSELEVRQAQGQGSTLQGPKRRTGKEGKNGRSGQEDWAEEQPKKY; the protein is encoded by the exons ATGCTTCTTACCACGAGTGTGTTCCAGCTCGCGCTCTTCTGCCTTCTTATAAGTAACTGTCAAGCTGCCAAGAACAGCGCCACGGAAAAGTTAAACGCTCAGTTGATCAGTACGGTCCAGGATACACCGAGTAGTAATGTATCAATGAATCAAGCACGCAACGGAGGAAGGCGTTTGACCAGCGCTGCGCGAAAAG AGCAGGGTCAGGCACAGAGCCAGGTGGGCTGCAGAGAGCTGCGTTCCACCAAGTACATCTCAGATGGTCAGTGCACCAGCCTGAACCCGGTCAAGGAGCTGGTTTGTGCTGGGGAGTGTCTTCCGTCCCACCTACTGCCCAACTGGATCGGCTCCGGTCCCGGGTACACCGGAAAGTTCTGGAGCCGCAGGGAGGGCCAGGAGTGGCGCTGCGTCATCGACCGGACACGGACCCAGCGCATCAGCCTGCAGTGTCAGGACGGAAGGTCCAGGACCTATAAGATCACCGTGGTTACCTCCTGCAAGTGTAAACGCTACTCCAGGCAGAACAATGACTCTGGGAATGGGAAGTCAGAGCTGGAGGTCAGGCAGGCCCAGGGCCAGGGCTCCACACTCCAGGGGCCCAAGAGGAGGACGGGAAAGGAAGGGAAGAATGGACGTTCTGGGCAGGAGGACTGGGCAGAAGAACAGCCTAAAAAATACTGA